CCTCGCCGGGTGGGAAAAACTTATCCGTGTTTACACGTATCCTCAAACACTCACCTGTTAGGGCGTAATCGCTCCATATGCCTCTTTTGCTCATCTCGGCCTTTATCTCCTGAGCTACTTTCTTGAGTTCCTTGTACTTTATTTTCCGAAAGTGAAAGTTCTCCATAGGTATTTCTATCCTTCTACCTTCAGGCATAGTTCCTTCTTCAAAGACTACGGACTGCGCCCCGAAGGCTGAAACTATTCCCTTCAGAACCTGATAAAACTTCTCAAGGGAGATTATGCTCATGGAGTAGAGAAGGATAAAGAAGGTAAGTAGGAGTGACATGAGGTCTCCAAAAGACGTGAGCCATGCGGGCGGTTTTGGACATTCCTCCTTTTTCTTGTAAGCCATCCGTTAAACCTCTTCGGGCAGTTCAACGCCGAGCATAATGGCGGCTTCCTGCTTGACGACGTTTGGATTTTCTCCCTTCTGTATCTTTTCAATAGCCTCTATGTAAATGGTCTTTACGAGAACTTCCATGTCCTTTGCTTTTTTGAGTTTGTTTGCCACGGGAATTGCAAAAGCGTTTGCGAGGATTGCACCGTAAAGGGTCGTTATCAAAGCAACTGCCATACCGGGCCCAAGAGCGGAAGGGTCGTTTAAGTTCCTGAGCATCTGTATAAGACCTATCAGCGTTCCTATCATACCGAAGGCGGGGAAAAGGTCTGCGAGCTTTTCCCACACCGCGACTTCCGTTGACATCTTTTCGTCCAGTTGTGCCAGCGCCATCTCAGCTGTGGCCTTTATGTCGTTTATGTCTATGCCGTCCACGAGCATTCTTATCATGTCTCCCAGAAGCGGATCTTTCTGGTAGTAAAGTTCTATGTCTCCCTCAAGGGCGAGTATCCCTTCCTTCCTCACCTTTGAAGCTATCTCACCAATCGTCTCTATAACGTCGTTGAGGTCGGGAGGTTTCCAGAGGAACGCCTTTTTTATAGCGAGAACGCCCCTTATAAAGTCCTTTAAGGGAAATGCTCCCATGGCGGCGGCCATACCACCGCCAACGACGATGAAGATTGAAGGAACGTTTATGAACGCAGTTATACTTCCGCCTATTAAAATAGATATGAGTATGAGTAAGAAGGCAGCGATAATACCTATAATCGTTCCTACGTCCATTTCTAAATAAATTTATCGGATTTCCTTTTTAAAATTTAAATTATGAACGGATACTACGTAGTTTTAATAACCGTGCCCGTGGACAAAGGGGAGGAGCTTTCAAACTTTATAGTGGAGAATAAACTCGGAGCATGCGTTAACGTTGTTCCGGAAGTTAACTCCGTTTACTGGTGGAAAGGGAATATTGAAAAGGACAAGGAAGCCCTTCTCGTGGTAAAGACCTCCGCACAGAAGTTCAAGGAATTATTGGAGAAGGTAAAGAGCGTTCATCCCTACACTGTTCCCGAAATAATAGCCCTTCCGATACTTGCAGGAAATCCAGATTATCTAAACTGGATTGAGGACAGCCTTAAATGAGACCTCTAAAGCTTGAAGTAAAGGGCTTTACCGTTTACAAAAAGCCACAGGTAATAGACTTCACTCCCTTGAAGTTCTTCGTCATACAAGGGAAAACGGGAGCGGGAAAGACGAGCATAATAGACGCAATCACCTACGCTCTCTACGGAAAAGTGCCGAGGTACGGGGCAAGCGTTGCAACGAAGTACGTCCTTTCCCGTGGAGAAAAAGAGTTAAAGGTAGCCCTCGACTTTTCCCTGAGGGGGAGAAATTACAGGGTTGAGAGGTATTACAGGGAGTTCCCAGAGGACTCTCAGGTAAGGGTGTACGAGGAGGGAAGAAGGCTAAACATAAAAGCCAACGAGGTGGAAAAGTGGCTCTTTAAGATTTCAGGGCTCGATTACAAGACCTTCACAAAAGTAATACTCCTTCCACAGGGGGAGTTTGACAGATTTTTAAAGGAGTCCTCCGAGAGAAAGAAAATACTCATAAACCTCCTCGGACTGGAAGAACTTGAAAAAGTAAGACAACTCGCAAGCGAAACCTTCAAGAACTTAGAGGGAAAGAGGGAAGCCCTAAAGAAAGAGTACGAACTCCTCAAAGACTACACACCAACAAAAAAAGAAGTTCTGGAAAAAACCCTGAAAAATTTAGAAGAAGAACTGAAAGAACTGAAGGAAACGGAGGAAAAATTAAGGCAGGAACTCAAAAAAGCGGAAGAAAAAGATAGCCTTGAAAGGGAACTTTCTCAAGTTGTGACAAAATTAAAGGAACTGGAAAATTTAGAAAAAGAAGTAGAAAAACTAAGGGAAAAGTTAGAATTCTCAAGAAAGGTAGCTCCTTACGTTCCCATAGCGAAGAGGATTGAGGAAATAGACAAAAAATTAACGGAATTGAAGGTCAGGAAAAATAAACTCACCAAGGAGCTCGCAGTTTTAAAAGATGAACTTTCCTTTGCACAGGAAGAATTAAACAGGATTGAAGCGGAAAAGGAGAAGTTCAAGGAAGAAAAGGAAAGGGAAAAGGAACTGGAGCACAGGCTTAAAAAACTGCAGGAAATAAAGGAAATCTTAAAGGAACTCTCTCAACTCTCATCAAGCTTGAAGGAAAAAGAAAGAGAATACGAACAGGCGAAGCAAGAGTTTGAGGATTTATCCGAGAGGGTGGAAAAGGGGAAAAAACTCGTTGCTGAAACCGAAGAAAAACTTGAAAAGATAAAGGAACTTTTCTCTGAAGAGGAATACACGAGCTTAAAAATGAAAGAAAGACTCCTCGTTGAACTTCAAAGAAAGTTAAAGGAACTAAAAGAAAAGGAAGGACAACTGGAAAATTTAACGCAAAAATACAAAGAAAAGAAAAAAGTTCACGAAAAAGTTTTAAATGAATTGAAAGAGCTTGAAAGGGAGTTAAAGGAAAGGGAACTCCACTACCACGCTCACATGGTAGCCAGCTATCTCTCTCCCGGAGATACGTGTCCCGTTTGCGGAGGAATATACAGGGGAAAGGCTCTGGAAAACGTGGACGCGGAAGGCATATCCGAACTGAAGCACGCTAAGGAACTGAAGGAAAAAGAAGAGAGGGAAATCGACACAACTCTGAAACTCTACGCCCAGAAGATTAATTCCTTAAAAGAGGAAATGGAGAAGTTAAGGAATGAGGTGGAGGAACTCAGGAAAGAAATCCCTGAAAACCTTAAAGAAAGGATAAAGAAACTTGAAGAATTAAGAATTGAAAAGGAGAAATTAGAACATAAACTGAATAAGTACAGAAAGGCTTTAGAAGATAGACAAAAGCAAAAGGAAGAAGCACAGGCAAAACTCCACAAAGCTCAAACAGAATTAGAACTCCTGAAGGAGAAAATAAGGGAAAAGAGTAGGCTCGTTAAGGAATTTAAAGAACTCTACCGTGTTGAAAGACTAGAAGACTACGAAGAAAGCTTAAAGGAGGAGATAAATTACATTAACTCAAAACTTCAGGAAATTGAAGAAAAGGAAAAGAAACTCAGGAAACACTTTGAAGAACTCAGCTCCAGAAAGTCAAAGCTGGAAGGAGAACTCTCTGCCTTGAACGAAAGCATAAACTCCTTAGAAGAAGAGAGAAAGGAAAAACTGAAGGAACTCGCAAACATTTACGAGGTCGCAAAATCTCCTAGGGAAGTTGTAGAGCTTTACCTCGGAGACAAAGAAGCGGAGCTTGAGAGGAAGATAAAGGAGTTTGAGGAAAGTTTTCAGTCTCTTAAACTCAAAAAGTCGGAAATTGAAGAAAAGCTTAAAGAATACGAAGGTATAAGGGAGTTAAGCGATATAAAAGGAGAGTACGAAAGTGTAAAAACGCAATTAGAAGAAAAACACAAAAAGCTCGGAGAGGTTAAAAGGGAGCTTGAACACCTCGGAGAAAGGCTCAAGAGAAAGGAGGAGCTCCAGAAGGAGATTTCCGAACTTGAAAAGAAGTTAGAAGTATACAGAGTGATAAGCAATGACTTCCGGGGAGACAGGTTCCAGAAGTACGTCTCGGAGATAATGCTCCAGAAGGTTGTAGACAGGGCGAGTGAGTACTTCTACAAATTTACGGGAAATTACTTCTTTGAGCTCGAAAGGGCGACGAAGGGAAGGGACAAGGACATAGTAGTTGTTGAGAGTTCTACGAGCCAGAGGAGACCGGTGAGCAGTCTGAGCGGTGGAGAGACCTTTTTGGCTAGCCTTTCCTTTGCCTTTGCGGTAAGCGATCTGCTTTCTGGAAGTGCAAACCTCGAGAGCCTCTTCATAGACGAAGGGTTCGGAAGTCTTGACCAGGACATGAGGGAGAGGGTAAGCGAAATTCTGGAAGCCATAAAGACAAACGTGAACAAGATGATAGGTATAGTCTCTCACATTCCGGACTTTGCGGAGAGATTTACGGAAAGGATAGTGGTGGAAAAGAAAGGGGACTACTCGGAAGTAAGGGTTATTTACTAAATTATGACCTTCACTCCCAGTTTTTCTATCTCCTCTACAACCTTTCTGTCAGCCTTTAGTTTCATATCTTGTGGGAGTGCTAAATCAACGAAGTAGTCTCCCAGATCAACCGTGAGAACCAAGTTGTATCCGTCCTCCGTCCTGTTGTTTTCAATAATTCCCTTTAGTTTTTCGGCAACGCCGTTTAGGGCTTGCTCTCTTTTTAAGAATATATAAAGGGTATTCCTCATCTCCTTTGCGAACTCCTCAGGGGAGAAAACCTCTTTCACCACGAACTTGACATTTTCCGTTTCAAGGTCCTCGTCCAGAAAACCTTTGACTACCACTACTCTGTCCTCTTCTATCAGTTCCTTTGCCTCTTCGTAAACTCCCGGGAAGACGACACACTCTATTAGTCCCGTCTTGTCAACGAGGTTGAAGACCGCCATGTAATCTCCGTTTTTCGTCTTTTTTACTTTGAGTTCCGTGATAACTCCTGTAAGCACCGCTTCGCTTTCCTTGTCCCACTCTTCTAAATCTTCAATGGGTGTGTAGCGGTTCTTGAGGAGCTTTTCGTAGTTGTCAAGGGGGTGCCCTGAAATGTAAAAACCGAGAACTTCCTTTTCAAGCTTTAAGGGGTCGAGTTCTTCCACTTCTTCTTTCGGTGCACCGAAAAGGGAGTTTTGTGTAGCCATTAATGCTTTTTCAGAGTTTGCCACTTTAGCGAGTAGTTCTTTCCTCTTTTTCTTAGTAAAGTCAAAAGCCCCTGCCTTTACGAGTGCTTCCACGACTTTCTTGTTTATCTTCCTGTTCTTGGTTTTGTTTATGAAGTCCGCAAGCCCTTTGAACTGCTTATACTTCTTTCTAGCTTCAACGATTATCTTAGCAGTTTCCTCTCCCACTCCCTTTATCCTCGCAAGCCCGAACCTTATCCTGTTTTCACCTTCTATCGTAAATCCTACATCACTCTTGTTTATGTCGGGGGGAAGTATCTCAAATCCGAAGAGTTTAGCGTCTTTTATGAGGTTGAGGAACTTGTTGTCGTTCTTTTCAGTTGTGAGTTTTACCGCGAAGAACTCCGCGGGATAGTGGGCTTTAACGTAGGCGGTCCAGTAGGAGATGTACCCGTAAGCTACCGAGTGAGACTTGTTGAAGGAGTAGGAAGCGAACTTCTCTATGTCTTCCCAGAGCTTCCTTATCTTTTCTTCAGGGTATCCCCTTTCCACCGCTCCCTGTATGAACTTGTCTTTCATCTGAGCCATTAAATCCGCTTTCTTCTTACCTATCGCCTTTCTGAGGGTATCCGCCTCTCCGGGAGTAAAGCCGGAAAGTATCTGAGACATCTTCATCACCTGTTCCTGATAAACGATTACTCCGTAGGTTTCCTTAAGGACGGGTTCAAGCTCCGGGAAGGGGTACTCAACGGGTTCTTTTCCGTGCTTTCTCTTAATGTATGTGTCAACGAGTCCGCTCTTTAGAGGTCCGGGTCTGTAGAGTGCGAGGACCGCAACGATGTCGTCAAAGCTGTCGGGCTTTAGTTTCTTCAGGAGTTCTTTCATTCCCCTGCTTTCGAGCTGGAACACTCCCGTGGTTTTTCCTTCCTGAAGGAGTTTGTAAACTTTCGGGTCGTCAAGGGGAAGTTCAAGGAAGTTTATATCCACTCCGTGTCTTTCCTTTATGAGTTCTTTCATGAGTTTCAGTTCTGTGAGGGTTTTGAGTCCGAGGAAGTCCATCTTCAGGAGACCGAGTTCTTCGAGCTGAACCATGTCGTACTGGGTTGCGACTTCGCCCTCTTTATCGTAGTAGAGGGGAACGAGCTCGCTCAAGGGCTTTGGTGCTATAACCACTCCCGCGGCGTGGAGGGAGGTGTGTCTCGTGAGACCTTCAAGCTTCAGGGCCGTCTCAACGAGCTGTTTTATCTCCGGACTTTCTTCGCATATCTGTCTGAACTTCTTTACGTTGTCCTCTATGTCCGTTCTGTGTTCTCCGTACTTCTGAAGGAGTTCCTCCACAGGCGTTTTGTACATCTCTTCCAGACTGAGCCACGTTCCCTGAACGTCCCCCTGAGGAATGAGTTTTGCGAGTTTGTCCGCGGTGGAGTAGGGGAGTCCCATGGCCCTTGCGACGTCTCTCAGTGTTTGCTTCGCCTTCATTACGTTGTAGGTGATTATCTGAGCTACGTTGTCGTGTCCGTACTTGTTCCTTACGTACTCTATGACCTTTTCCCTGTTGTCCTGACAGAAATCCACGTCTATATCCGGCATGGAAACCCTTTCGGGGTTTAAGAACCTCTCAAAAAGGAATCCGTGCTTTATAGGGTCAACGTCCGTTATTCCGATGGCGTATGCGACGAGGGAACCTCCAGCACTTCCCCTTCCGGGTCCAACAGGTATGTCGTTTTTCTTAGCCCAGTTTATGAAGTCCTGAACTATCAAGAAGTATCCCGCAAAGCCCATTTTGTTTATAACTTCCAGTTCGTACTCGAGCCTCTCCCAGTACTCTTTAGTATCCTTAGCTTGTCCCCTTTCTATCCTCTGTCTTAAACCTTTGTACGCGAGTTCTCTGAGGTATTCCTCAAGGGTTTTGTCGGGCGGAACGTCGTACTTGGGAAGGAGGTAGGTGGAGTTTTCAAATATCTCAAAGCTGTCCGCTGTCTTTTCCATTACCTCGAGAGTGTTCAGGAGTGCCTTTTCCCAGCCTTCGAACTTACCTTCAAACTTTTTCCACATGTACTCGGGTGGAGCAAAGTGAAGGTCTTCGTTTGAACACTTGAAGTTTCCCGAACTCAGTTCGTGAATGGTCTTTTTCATTTGAAGTGCCATAAGAACCGTGTGGGCGTACCTGTCTTCGGGATTGAGGTAGTGGGCGTCCTGCGTCGCTATGAGTTTCACATCGTACTTTTTGGCTATCTCTATTAAGTTCCTGTTTGCCACTTCCTGTTCTGGAATGTTGTTCGCTTGAAGTTCTAAATAAAGGTCATCTCCGAATATATCCTTGAACTTCTTTACCCATTCCTCCGCCTTTTTCACTTCGTTTATAGAAGCGTAGTAGGTGGGAACACCTTTCAGGCATGCGGTAAGGGCTATTAGGCCCTCCCCGTACTTTTCAAGGAGTTCGTAATCAATTCTGGGTTTGTAGTAAAAACCTTCTTTGTAGGCGAGGGTTGAGAGCTTCATTAAGTTCTTTAGACCTTTGTCGTCCTTTGCTATAAGTATGAGGTGGTGGTTGTACTTGTCGGTTATGTTGTCCTCGCTCGTTTTAGTCTTTCTGTCAAACCTCGAACCCGTGGTAAAGTAGGCTTCCATGCCGATTATGGGCTTAATTCCTTCCGCCTTCAGGGCTTTGTAGAATTTATACGAACCGAAGAGGTTTCCGTGGTCTGACATTCCGACAGCTTTGTATCCATACTCCTTTGCCTTTTTCACGAGCTCGTCTATCTTTATAGCCCCGTCCAGGAGTGAGAACTGGGTGTGCAGGTGAAGGTGGACGAAATCCTTACTCATAAATCTAAATTTTAAACTCCCGACCCCGCTATGTGCCTCCCACCGTCCACGCAGATTATTTCTCCGGTGATACTTTCCGTTTCCAAAAGAAGGAGCGTTGTGCTTACCACGTCTTTAACGGAAACTTCCCTTCTCAGGGGCGTTCTCGCGAGTATCTTTTTCCACTCCTCCTCCGAGTAGTTTTCCGCCTTCATCACGGGACCGGGAGCAACGCAATTCACGAGAACGTGAGGTGCAAACTCCTTTGCCAGAACCTTTACCGCTGTGTGAAGGGCTCCTTTGGCGATAAAGTAAGCACTGAAACCCTTATAAGGGGATATGTTTGTAGCCCAATCGCCGAAGGCAACTATCCTTCCCTTTACGTTTCCTTCATTTTTGAGCATAACTTTATAACACTCCACAGAGATAAAGAAGAAAGCTTCCGCTATGGGTATGAAGTGATAGTAAAGATCCTCCCGCGTTGTTTCTGTGAGCTCTTTTCTCTCATAGGGTGAGGCGAGGTGAACGAAGGCGTCTATCCTGCCGAACTCCTCGTAAGTTCCTTTTACAAGTTTTTCATAGTCCCCGTACGCGCACAGATCTGCCCGAAATCCCTTTACCTTAACTCCTTTTCCCTTTGCATACTCGGTCAGTTCCTCCACCGCTTCTCTGCTTGACCTGTATACGACGCTCAGGGAATAACCTTTATCTATCAAAGCTTTAGCAACTTCCTTTCCTATCCTCCTTACACCTGTGATTAAGGCAACGTTCATGAAAGAAACTATAATATCTTCCATGGAGAAGTTTATTCAAAAATTTTTTGAAGAGCTTTACTTAATTCTTTTTGACTACGCTCTTAAGATAGCTCAAAATCCAATAGATGAGCTTTTAATATTTGGAAGTATAGCAATTGCCTACACGGTAATTTACATATCGGGTCTATTCTTTGCAAGAAAGATAAATCTACCCTACATAAGGAAAATCCTTGAAATAGGTATTAGCGTCATATTTTACTTCTTAGTTTCTCTTTTGGAAGGGAAATTCCCCCAGGTAGAAAGCCTGCTACTATTAAAAACGCTCTTTCTAGTTCAAACAATTCGTGTATTCATCCTTTCCCTTGAGGCTTTTCAGGCTTTTGGATTTACTACCAAGCTTTTAATAAACATTTTTTCTATCCTCGGCGGTATTTCCTTTTTCATTATAAAACTGTCTCCCTTTACAAGAAGAAAAATATAAAGTTTCTGCTATTGAGTAAAACGTTTACGTTCCTCTACAAATTCTCTATTGCCCTGCTTTTGTGGATATTCTTAAGGACCCTTTTTAAAGTCGCGATTAAAAGGTTTAAAGGTAGCGGTTTTGAATCCGTGCTTAATTCCCTCTGGTTTGTTTTGAGTGCGTCTTACGTGGCGTTTACAGGCGCATGGATACTGAATCTCGTTAAGTTCTCCGTGGACTTTATAGTAGACGTTGCGGTATTTTTCGTAATTTTCTTGGTCTACGCTGCGGTATTCGGTTACTCGGTTTATCTGATAGGTAAATTCTTCGGCGACACGGACGGTTACGAGAATCTCCTGAAGAGCTTTAAAAAGTTCGCTTATATGTTTTCCATATACATACTCTACAAAAGCCTTATCTACTTGACGAACATTGAAGTCCTCGTAAAGAAGCTTGAAAGAATATACATACTTGAGACGGAACTCGTTAAGATTTCTCTCTTTTCCTTTGTGGAAGGGATATACGTCTTCTTTGTTCTGAAGTACTTCTTTGAAACACTCGGAAACCTTTTCTACGTTGTGTATATGAAAAAGGACCAAGAAGTAGAAGCGGGTTCCTTTAGAACAATTACCGTAAACCTCGGTTTACTCCTTTCTCTCCTGATAGCGGGTGTGAGTATAGGGATTACGTGGAAAGCTGCTGTTCCCATAGCGGGCGCCCTCGGCATAGGTTTGGGTTTTGGACTTCAGACCATTTTCAACAACTACGTCAGCGGGTTTATACTCCTCCTTAGCAAAAACATAAAAGTGGGTGATTACATAGAAATTGAAGGAAAGGCCGGCGCCGCTGTAGGAGCTGGAGGAGACACGATTTTCGGAAGAGTAGTCAGTATAAATATCCTTACAACCATTGTAAGGACTTGGGACAACGTGGAAGTCGCCATACCAAACTCCGAATTCCTGTCGAGCAAAATAGTCAATTACTCTATGACTAACCCAATAGTGAGGGTCAGGATTCCCTTCGGAGTTGCTTACTCTTCGGACCCAGAAAAGGTAAGGGAAGTGCTAATAAGAGTGGCAAAGAGGATGCCCCACGTACTGCCATCTCCTGAACCGGACGTCTGGTTCCACGAAATGGGAGACAGTGCACTTATATTTATCCTGCTCGTATGGGTGGACCTGAGGAGGTTAAGGCGACTGAAAGCTTTAAAGAGTTCCATTTATTATGAGGCGTGGAAGGAACTAAAAAAAGAGGGAATAGAAATACCGTTCCCGCAAAGGGACGTGTGGTTCAGGAACAAACTGAAGGTAGAGATAGAGAAAGACATCAAGCCCGAGCAGTGAGCTCTTCTTCCTTTTCTACTTCTACGATAAGGTAAACCTTGTCCCCTTCCCTTACCTTATCTACCGTTTTCAAACCTATAACGCTTCCCTTTTGAGCCACTTCGACAGGCTTTCCGTCTATTTGCATGCTTTCAACTTTCTGCCTAACTACTCCCGTTTTCTTGCCTATTATGTGTATCGTGTCTCCGAGTCTCAGGTCTCCCGCTTCAAGTTTTACCTCTGCAACGCTTATCCTCGGGTAGAACTTCTGAACCTTTCCGACGTAAACCTTTTTCTCCTTAGCCACGCTCTCGTTAACGCCGAAGCTCGCCTTTCCGAAGTAAAAACCGCTGTCCCACTCCCTGTGGTAAACTCTGCTCACCATGTCTATGAGTTCCTGTCTGAGTTTCTCGTTAAAGCTTCCTTCAAGGAGGGCGTCCCTTGCGGTTCTGTAAGCTTTAGTAACCATGTAAACGTAGTCCGGATTTTTGCTCCTTCCCTCTATCTTCCACGCGTCTAAAAACATAAGGTGCTCTATTATGTCAAGGGTCATCAAATCCCTTGCGGAAAGGACATAATCCTCTCCGAGAACGTACTCAGCACCTTTTGCGTTAGGATTGAGGTCTCTTATTACTACCTGAAACTCGTGCCTGCACACTTGATAACACTCTCCCCTGTTTCCGGACTTTTTGAATACTTCGTGACTTAGGAAACACCTTCCCGATATAGCCATACACATAGCACCGTGGACAAAAGCCTCAATTTCAAGGTTTGTGTTTCGCTTTAGCCTTTTTAATTGCTCGAGGTTTAACTCCTTTGCGGGGACAATCCTCTTTATCCCGAGGTTCTCAAAGAACTTCGCACTTACCGAGTTCGCTATGCCCGTCATAACGGAAGCGTGAGTCTCTATTCCCATCTCAAGGGATTTGGTCATAACCGCAAAGTCCCAGGCTATTACTGCGTCTATACCGCTCTCTTTTACTCTGTGGAGAACTTCCTCAACGTAGGGTATGTCCTCGTCAAAGACTATGGAGTTCAGGGTGAGGTAAGCCCTCGCTCCGTGCTCCGCACAAAACTCCTTTATCTCCCCAAGCTCATCCATGGAAAAGTTTTTCTTCAGGGAACGCTGGTTTAATTTATCAAGACCGAAGTAAACCGCTTCCGCTCCGGCTTTCAAGGCTGCGGATAAGCCTTCCCAGTTTCCCGCGGGTGCCAAAATCTCAGGTTTTCTCATGGCACAAAATATTAAACTCTCTCAAAGCCCTTGACTATGATTAAATTTTAAGTAAAATTTAACTTATAAGTTAAATGTGGATACGAAGAACTTTTACAGGTTGGATGATGG
The genomic region above belongs to Aquifex aeolicus VF5 and contains:
- a CDS encoding OmpA/MotB family protein, with the protein product MAYKKKEECPKPPAWLTSFGDLMSLLLTFFILLYSMSIISLEKFYQVLKGIVSAFGAQSVVFEEGTMPEGRRIEIPMENFHFRKIKYKELKKVAQEIKAEMSKRGIWSDYALTGECLRIRVNTDKFFPPGEDTLMKEAKGLILGLCYKLKPYALPVDIEGHTDNRPISTPRFPSNWELSMARAISVIEVFEKECGYPSDKLSALGYADTKPIASNDTPQGRQKNRRVEFCVKLLP
- a CDS encoding motility protein A; translation: MDVGTIIGIIAAFLLILISILIGGSITAFINVPSIFIVVGGGMAAAMGAFPLKDFIRGVLAIKKAFLWKPPDLNDVIETIGEIASKVRKEGILALEGDIELYYQKDPLLGDMIRMLVDGIDINDIKATAEMALAQLDEKMSTEVAVWEKLADLFPAFGMIGTLIGLIQMLRNLNDPSALGPGMAVALITTLYGAILANAFAIPVANKLKKAKDMEVLVKTIYIEAIEKIQKGENPNVVKQEAAIMLGVELPEEV
- the cutA gene encoding divalent-cation tolerance protein CutA; its protein translation is MNGYYVVLITVPVDKGEELSNFIVENKLGACVNVVPEVNSVYWWKGNIEKDKEALLVVKTSAQKFKELLEKVKSVHPYTVPEIIALPILAGNPDYLNWIEDSLK
- the sbcC gene encoding exonuclease subunit SbcC; the encoded protein is MRPLKLEVKGFTVYKKPQVIDFTPLKFFVIQGKTGAGKTSIIDAITYALYGKVPRYGASVATKYVLSRGEKELKVALDFSLRGRNYRVERYYREFPEDSQVRVYEEGRRLNIKANEVEKWLFKISGLDYKTFTKVILLPQGEFDRFLKESSERKKILINLLGLEELEKVRQLASETFKNLEGKREALKKEYELLKDYTPTKKEVLEKTLKNLEEELKELKETEEKLRQELKKAEEKDSLERELSQVVTKLKELENLEKEVEKLREKLEFSRKVAPYVPIAKRIEEIDKKLTELKVRKNKLTKELAVLKDELSFAQEELNRIEAEKEKFKEEKEREKELEHRLKKLQEIKEILKELSQLSSSLKEKEREYEQAKQEFEDLSERVEKGKKLVAETEEKLEKIKELFSEEEYTSLKMKERLLVELQRKLKELKEKEGQLENLTQKYKEKKKVHEKVLNELKELERELKERELHYHAHMVASYLSPGDTCPVCGGIYRGKALENVDAEGISELKHAKELKEKEEREIDTTLKLYAQKINSLKEEMEKLRNEVEELRKEIPENLKERIKKLEELRIEKEKLEHKLNKYRKALEDRQKQKEEAQAKLHKAQTELELLKEKIREKSRLVKEFKELYRVERLEDYEESLKEEINYINSKLQEIEEKEKKLRKHFEELSSRKSKLEGELSALNESINSLEEERKEKLKELANIYEVAKSPREVVELYLGDKEAELERKIKEFEESFQSLKLKKSEIEEKLKEYEGIRELSDIKGEYESVKTQLEEKHKKLGEVKRELEHLGERLKRKEELQKEISELEKKLEVYRVISNDFRGDRFQKYVSEIMLQKVVDRASEYFYKFTGNYFFELERATKGRDKDIVVVESSTSQRRPVSSLSGGETFLASLSFAFAVSDLLSGSANLESLFIDEGFGSLDQDMRERVSEILEAIKTNVNKMIGIVSHIPDFAERFTERIVVEKKGDYSEVRVIY
- the dnaE gene encoding DNA polymerase III subunit alpha; the encoded protein is MSKDFVHLHLHTQFSLLDGAIKIDELVKKAKEYGYKAVGMSDHGNLFGSYKFYKALKAEGIKPIIGMEAYFTTGSRFDRKTKTSEDNITDKYNHHLILIAKDDKGLKNLMKLSTLAYKEGFYYKPRIDYELLEKYGEGLIALTACLKGVPTYYASINEVKKAEEWVKKFKDIFGDDLYLELQANNIPEQEVANRNLIEIAKKYDVKLIATQDAHYLNPEDRYAHTVLMALQMKKTIHELSSGNFKCSNEDLHFAPPEYMWKKFEGKFEGWEKALLNTLEVMEKTADSFEIFENSTYLLPKYDVPPDKTLEEYLRELAYKGLRQRIERGQAKDTKEYWERLEYELEVINKMGFAGYFLIVQDFINWAKKNDIPVGPGRGSAGGSLVAYAIGITDVDPIKHGFLFERFLNPERVSMPDIDVDFCQDNREKVIEYVRNKYGHDNVAQIITYNVMKAKQTLRDVARAMGLPYSTADKLAKLIPQGDVQGTWLSLEEMYKTPVEELLQKYGEHRTDIEDNVKKFRQICEESPEIKQLVETALKLEGLTRHTSLHAAGVVIAPKPLSELVPLYYDKEGEVATQYDMVQLEELGLLKMDFLGLKTLTELKLMKELIKERHGVDINFLELPLDDPKVYKLLQEGKTTGVFQLESRGMKELLKKLKPDSFDDIVAVLALYRPGPLKSGLVDTYIKRKHGKEPVEYPFPELEPVLKETYGVIVYQEQVMKMSQILSGFTPGEADTLRKAIGKKKADLMAQMKDKFIQGAVERGYPEEKIRKLWEDIEKFASYSFNKSHSVAYGYISYWTAYVKAHYPAEFFAVKLTTEKNDNKFLNLIKDAKLFGFEILPPDINKSDVGFTIEGENRIRFGLARIKGVGEETAKIIVEARKKYKQFKGLADFINKTKNRKINKKVVEALVKAGAFDFTKKKRKELLAKVANSEKALMATQNSLFGAPKEEVEELDPLKLEKEVLGFYISGHPLDNYEKLLKNRYTPIEDLEEWDKESEAVLTGVITELKVKKTKNGDYMAVFNLVDKTGLIECVVFPGVYEEAKELIEEDRVVVVKGFLDEDLETENVKFVVKEVFSPEEFAKEMRNTLYIFLKREQALNGVAEKLKGIIENNRTEDGYNLVLTVDLGDYFVDLALPQDMKLKADRKVVEEIEKLGVKVII
- a CDS encoding SDR family oxidoreductase, which translates into the protein MEDIIVSFMNVALITGVRRIGKEVAKALIDKGYSLSVVYRSSREAVEELTEYAKGKGVKVKGFRADLCAYGDYEKLVKGTYEEFGRIDAFVHLASPYERKELTETTREDLYYHFIPIAEAFFFISVECYKVMLKNEGNVKGRIVAFGDWATNISPYKGFSAYFIAKGALHTAVKVLAKEFAPHVLVNCVAPGPVMKAENYSEEEWKKILARTPLRREVSVKDVVSTTLLLLETESITGEIICVDGGRHIAGSGV
- a CDS encoding mechanosensitive ion channel family protein, coding for MSKTFTFLYKFSIALLLWIFLRTLFKVAIKRFKGSGFESVLNSLWFVLSASYVAFTGAWILNLVKFSVDFIVDVAVFFVIFLVYAAVFGYSVYLIGKFFGDTDGYENLLKSFKKFAYMFSIYILYKSLIYLTNIEVLVKKLERIYILETELVKISLFSFVEGIYVFFVLKYFFETLGNLFYVVYMKKDQEVEAGSFRTITVNLGLLLSLLIAGVSIGITWKAAVPIAGALGIGLGFGLQTIFNNYVSGFILLLSKNIKVGDYIEIEGKAGAAVGAGGDTIFGRVVSINILTTIVRTWDNVEVAIPNSEFLSSKIVNYSMTNPIVRVRIPFGVAYSSDPEKVREVLIRVAKRMPHVLPSPEPDVWFHEMGDSALIFILLVWVDLRRLRRLKALKSSIYYEAWKELKKEGIEIPFPQRDVWFRNKLKVEIEKDIKPEQ